TCCCTTTAGATCACATTTCATGTTAGGGGACGGGTGGGCCGTTCCGGGCGATAAGCAGCTGCGACGGGCCACCGCGGGCGGCTACCGTGCGGGCCGTGCATGCCCTCTTCGAACCCCCGGTATCCCAGCGGCTCCGCCAGGCGCGGCACGTGCTCATCGCGGGCGCGGGCGGCGGCTTCGACGTGTACGCCGGGCTGCCGCTCGCGTTCGCGCTGCGCAACGCGGGCACGCGGGTCACCCTGGCGAGCTTCGCCGTCAGCGAGCTCGGGCAGCTCGGTCCCGGCGCCTGGCGGCGCACCGGCCTGGCCGCGGTGCGCCCGGACAGTCCGGGCAACGACCGCTACTTTCCCGAGCGCACGCTCGCCCGATGGCTGGCCGGGCAGGGCCATGATCCCGTCGTGTACGCCTTCGCGCGCACCGGCGTCCGCCCGCTGCGTGCCGCCTACCGGGCACTGATCGAGTCGCTGGGGATCGACGCGGTGGTGCTCGCCGACGGCGGCACCGACATCCTCATGCGCGGCGACGAGGCCGGGCTCGGCACGCCGGAGGAGGACATGACCAGCCTCGCCGCCGTCGCCGGCCTCGACGTCCCGGTCAAGCTCGTGGTCAGCCTGGGCTTCGGCATCGACGCCCACCACGGCGTATGCCACGCGCACGTGCTGGAGAACCTCGCCGCGCTGCAGCGTGCCGGGGCGTACCTGGGCGCCTTCTCCATTCCGCCGGGCAGCGCGGAGGCGCGCGCCTACGTGGACGCGGTCGCACACGCGGCGCGGGAGACC
The Catellatospora sp. IY07-71 DNA segment above includes these coding regions:
- a CDS encoding DUF1152 domain-containing protein translates to MHALFEPPVSQRLRQARHVLIAGAGGGFDVYAGLPLAFALRNAGTRVTLASFAVSELGQLGPGAWRRTGLAAVRPDSPGNDRYFPERTLARWLAGQGHDPVVYAFARTGVRPLRAAYRALIESLGIDAVVLADGGTDILMRGDEAGLGTPEEDMTSLAAVAGLDVPVKLVVSLGFGIDAHHGVCHAHVLENLAALQRAGAYLGAFSIPPGSAEARAYVDAVAHAARETPLHASIVNTQVAAALRGEFGDVHSTGRTAGTELFVNPLMAMYFTADLDGLARHVHYLDGLERTRTPMEVALVIEEYRDGLERTRARRPLPH